CCATATAGGTTTCCTCAAACAAAAACCTTTTTATTATAGCTACGTTTAGGACTTTTATATTTAGATTACATTTAGGATTTAAATAAAAGCCTTATGAAAAAGTACGCAATGGGCGAATTTGAGGAGATTGTCATGCTGACCGTGGCCATCCTCTACGAAAACGCTTATGGGATCACTATCAAAAAGGACATAGAAACACGCCTGAAAAGAAGTGTCAGCGTCGGGGCCATGCGTACCGCCCTCAATCGCCTGGAGAAAAAAGGCTACCTCTCCTCTCACTTCGGAGAAGCAACAGCCAGCCGCGGTGGCAAACGAAAGCGATTTTTTAAAGTCACTCCGGTCGGTAAAGAAGCGCTGGACCACATCATGGAAACCCGCAAGCAGCTTTGGGAAGCCATTCCTTCCATAGCCTTCGATTTCAAGTTCGCATGAGCCGCATCTCTCAAAACTCTCCTCCTCTATGGGTCACCCGATGGCTCCGGTGGTTTTGCCATCCGGACCTGATCGAAGATGTGGAAGGAGACCTGGCCGAATTGTATACCGAACGGTTGGAGACCTCACGGCGAAAAGCCCGGTTCAGGTACCTGCTGGATGTGTTGCTCTTATTTCGGCCGGGCATTGTCAAAAGCATTAAACTCAATCCAATAAAACGTCAAAATCTCATGTTCAAGAATTATTTAAAAGTGGCCTTGCGGAATTCCCTCCGATACAAAGGCTACACCGCACTCAACATTGCCGGACTCGTCGTAGGCATGGTCTGCTCCTTACTTATCGCCCTTTGGGTCAGTGACGAAATGCAAATGGACCAGTTCCATGCGAATGGCAACAACATTTACCGGGTCTGGAGAAACATGCATGAATCTTCTGGCTCTGTAGTAACCACTTCTTCGGTTCCCAAACCACTGGGCGATCTGATCTCGACCGAATATCCGGAAGTGGAGTCCATCACTTACTACAGTTGGCCCATGGACTTGTTCTTCCAACTTGGAGATCAAAGATCTAAAGAGGAAGGCCGATTCGTCTCTGCCAATTTTTTCGAGACCTTTTCTTTTACCATGCTGCAAGGCGACAAAGCCGCACTCGAAGACCATAGCGGCATCATGATCTCCAGAACTACGGCGGAGAAGTTCTTCGGTTCGAACTGGAAAGAAACCGCCATGGGTGCTACCATGCGTGTCCACGAGCAACAAGATGCTATTGTTGCCGGAATATTTGAAAATCCCGGAACGAATTCTACATTGACCTTTGACTGGCTGTTGCCTGCGCAAACTTTCTTCGACACCAACTCCTGGGTGGATAACTGGGGCAATGGCTCTTTCAGTCTCTTTTTCACGACCAGTTCAGACGAAAAAGCTGCCGCGGTTAATGAACGCATCACCAACGAGATCATGGACAATGTCAGCGAAGGCGACAATGCTGGCCACGAACTACTCTTTATCCAAAAATTCAGAGAACAATACCTCTATTCAAATTTCGAAAATGGTGTAGTGTCCGGTGGCCGGATTGATCAGGTTCGGTTAATGATCGTGGTAGCACTCTTTCTGATGGTGATAGCCGCCATCAACTTCATGAGCCTCGCTACGGCGAGGGCCGGAAGACGTGCCAAAGAGATTGGTGTTCGCAAGGTCATGGGTGCTAAAAAAGGATCATTACGAACTCAGTTTTATACAGAAGCCTTCCTATTTACCTTGTTTGCTTCCGTCTTGTCCATTCTGATTGTCTGGTTGGTGCTACCTGCCTTCAATGATCTAGTTTCAAAATCACTTGCGCTGGATTTCACACAATTGGAGATCTGGCGCCTGATCCTGATTGTCATGGTCGGAATGACGCTTCTTTCTGGTAGCTACCCGGCATTGATCATGCCAGCGTTGAACATCCTCCATTCCCTTAGAGGTACGATGACCCGGTCTGCGGGCTCCGCACTTTTCAGAAGAAGCTTACTGGTCATCCAATTTGCTATTACGATGTTGCTCATCGTAGGCACCCTGGTCATTCAAGATCAGCTGCATTATGTCCTGAATAAGGACCTGGGCATGAACCGTGAAAACGTGTTGATGGTTGGGCTTAGTGATGACCTAAGCGGACGTTTTGATACATATAAGTCAGAACTCACTCAAATTCCTGAAATCGAACAAATGACCGCTGCCTCAGGTAATCCACTGGACTATGGCCGCTCCACCAGTTCAGCAAGCTGGGAAGGAAAAAGTCCAGATGATCAATATGAGATGAAGGTTATCCTCGTCGACGATGATTTCATGTCTACCATGGAAATGGAAATAGCAGCTGGCCGCAATTACTCTCCTGAGCTGAATGATTCG
This DNA window, taken from Cytophagales bacterium, encodes the following:
- a CDS encoding helix-turn-helix transcriptional regulator, producing MKKYAMGEFEEIVMLTVAILYENAYGITIKKDIETRLKRSVSVGAMRTALNRLEKKGYLSSHFGEATASRGGKRKRFFKVTPVGKEALDHIMETRKQLWEAIPSIAFDFKFA
- a CDS encoding ABC transporter permease: MSRISQNSPPLWVTRWLRWFCHPDLIEDVEGDLAELYTERLETSRRKARFRYLLDVLLLFRPGIVKSIKLNPIKRQNLMFKNYLKVALRNSLRYKGYTALNIAGLVVGMVCSLLIALWVSDEMQMDQFHANGNNIYRVWRNMHESSGSVVTTSSVPKPLGDLISTEYPEVESITYYSWPMDLFFQLGDQRSKEEGRFVSANFFETFSFTMLQGDKAALEDHSGIMISRTTAEKFFGSNWKETAMGATMRVHEQQDAIVAGIFENPGTNSTLTFDWLLPAQTFFDTNSWVDNWGNGSFSLFFTTSSDEKAAAVNERITNEIMDNVSEGDNAGHELLFIQKFREQYLYSNFENGVVSGGRIDQVRLMIVVALFLMVIAAINFMSLATARAGRRAKEIGVRKVMGAKKGSLRTQFYTEAFLFTLFASVLSILIVWLVLPAFNDLVSKSLALDFTQLEIWRLILIVMVGMTLLSGSYPALIMPALNILHSLRGTMTRSAGSALFRRSLLVIQFAITMLLIVGTLVIQDQLHYVLNKDLGMNRENVLMVGLSDDLSGRFDTYKSELTQIPEIEQMTAASGNPLDYGRSTSSASWEGKSPDDQYEMKVILVDDDFMSTMEMEIAAGRNYSPELNDSLSYIINEVAAEVMGYDDPIGKKLSIWGVPGHIVGVVKNFHMRDLHTPIAPMIMWYRPSNINVALIRVSDKPGETLAAVQEITRTMDPNEEFEYEWMDESYAQSYESDFIVSKLTNIFSSISIFISCLGLLGLVSYSTEQRSKEIGIRKVHGAGIVPLVLMLSKDYSRLIILSFLIATPIAYYYCQDWLQSFEYRTNLQVTSFILAGLLTFIIGALTVSFKSYQAASSNPVKTLRAE